A genomic stretch from Podospora pseudoanserina strain CBS 124.78 chromosome 3, whole genome shotgun sequence includes:
- the SKS1 gene encoding Serine/threonine protein kinase (COG:T; EggNog:ENOG503NURV): MQHVPMFGYPTPPASPAFGQRCAIPNQYLAAHHQQPRYVPVAPEERLGKFITPSLQLTGIAGTGAYGVVYSAVDIHTNVRYAVKCLSKFNADGTPLDRRQVAFQTREIKLHYTASAHPNVVSMLKIIDFPDCTYVILEYCPEGDLFYNITECGRYVGKDELAKRVFLQILDAVEHCHNLGIYHRDLKPENILVSDQGETVKLADFGLAIASERSDDYGCGSTFYMSPECLDHSSRRPFYYCAPNDVWSLGVVLVNLTCGRNPWKQASYEDSTYRAYARSQDFLKTILPVSDELNDILGRIFTRNPDQRITLSELRARILACSRFTEQPTAQVLSTPPASPGHTTVYVADGSAIEDDDDEFDYDEPLSPASSDGESTCSSDEGSLTSSCSSIGDLEEDEDDLFEDIPEAKTPPIYEAPEEPRVVAYHPQQEYMHPVHPVQPLHAPVQPVCAPPKFQQLHQYVWDMLKFAQPPQLHHPVPFHHQVPLFAMQGCY; this comes from the exons ATGCAGCATGTTCCAATGTTCGGATATCCCACTccgccagcatcaccagcatTCGGTCAGAGGTGTGCCATTCCAAACCAGTATCTTgccgcccaccaccagcaaccgcGATATGTGCCCGTTGCCCCCGAGGAGAGGTTAGGAAAGTTCATCACGCCCTCGCTCCAGCTGACGGGCATCGCGGGGACCGGCGCGTATGGCGTCGTCTACTCTGCTGTCGACATCCACACCAATGTTCGTTATGCCGTCAAGTGCCTTAGCAAGTTCAATGCCGACGGGACCCCGCTGGATCGTCGTCAAGTCGCCTTTCAGACCAGGGAGATCAAGCTTCACTACACCGCCTCAGCCCATCCCAACGTAGTGTCCATGCTCAAGATCATCGACTTTCCTGACTGCACCTACGTTATCCTCGAGTACTGCCCCGAAGGTGACCTGTTTTACAACATCACCGAGTGCGGCCGCTATGTTGGTAAGGATGAACTGGCCAAGAGGGTTTTCCTCCAGATCCTGGACGCCGTGGAGCACTGCCACAACCTGGGGATTTATCACCGGGACCTGAAGCCGGAAAACATTCTGGTATCTGACCAAGGAGAGACTGTCAAGCTGGCAGATTTTGGCCTGGCCATTGCCTCGGAGCGGTCCGATGATTACGGCTGCGGCTCAACCTTTTACATGTCGCCAG aATGCCTGGACCACTCGTCAAGGAGACCTTTTTATTATTGTGCCCCCAATGACGTCTGGAGCCTTGGCGTCGTCCTGGTGAACCTCACCTGCGGGCGCAACCCGTGGAAGCAGGCATCCTATGAAGACTCTACTTACCGTGCCTACGCGAGAAGCCAGGATTTTCTCAAGACTATCCTTCCCGTATCGGACGAGTTGAACGACATCCTTGGAAGGATTTTTACCCGGAACCCGGATCAGAGAATTACCCTCTCCGAACTGCGGGCGAGGATACTCGCCTGCTCCCGGTTCACCGAACAACCGACAGCACAGGTTCTGTCGACGCCGCCGGCCTCGCCGGGGCACACCACCGTTTACGTTGCCGATGGATCGGCTAttgaagacgacgacgacgaattCGACTACGATGAGCCGCTCTCCCCTGCTTCGTCAGACGGAGAGTCGACATGCTCGTCCGACGAAGGATCACTCACCTCGTCATGCTCAAGCATCGGAGacctcgaggaggacgaagacgacTTGTTCGAGGACATCCCAGAGGCCAAGACCCCGCCCATCTACGAGGCACCAGAGGAACCCAGAGTTGTGGCCTACCACCCCCAACAGGAGTATATGCATCCAGTGCATCCAGTGCAGCCCTTGCATGCCCCTGTCCAGCCGGTATGCGCGCCACCAAAGTTCCAACAGTTGCACCAGTATGTCTGGGACATGTTGAAGTttgctcaaccaccacagctccACCACCCGGTTCCATTCCATCATCAGGTTCCCTTGTTTGCCATGCAAGGTTGCTACTAA
- the PRP4 gene encoding U4/U6 small nuclear ribonucleoprotein prp4 (COG:T; EggNog:ENOG503NU45), with amino-acid sequence MASPVPSSDEGEIVEATSLPRAERNIDVDRRGRHHQGRQASREPEYDTAARRSHSPRGWKRPSDDRDDRHTRDRREPRQFRVRYEDNYRDDHRHGRDLDRPPSRGSELLYDERPTHSGHRDYRGGSDRNRGSDRGYGRDRGHDDYPDKRPRNHSRSPRDRRDRGRRDRGRYGSDRHAADEHKYSAHVDRQSQNGSLSKKASSVEASGVSKNHAKTDQGATAERGINELAISQNGTPTQESAQAAEPDMDWDPDAVMDEEAREKAEIERRRRLREAAYKRGIGASTPTIQSLQAGEKNVSSPASTRQSTPGLLKVDAATPNSNGISSPALSPGKAPEDMSATALNFADDQALINAHIRAKSHDEDGPSAADYDPTVDMQEDEKRDEQRHGNVGLHGELRDPSQPEAVTVSASGEQENGTKKADEDDDDFDMFADDFDEQKFAAPAQPKAAAADDSRPQHGAGGKNIEGDDKDGYYKIRPGELLDGRYQVLTTLGRGMFSGVARAVDVTNKQVVAIKIMRNNDALRKGGFTEIAILQKLNAADPDNKKHLVRFERSFEYKGHLCMAFENLSMNLREVLKKFGNNVGINLNATRIYASQIFIALGHMRKCSIIHADLKPDNILVNEARNVLKICDLGTAIDRSDAATASTEITPYLVSRFYRAPEIILGMPYDYAVDMWSIGCTLYELYTGKILFTGDSNNQMLKNIMEIRGKLSAKMYRRGQLSSIHFDELGNFISVERDKVLGKTTVKTLPVVKPTRDLRTRLLAASSGMNDSETRDLNHFIDLLERCLTLNPDKRLTPAEALRHPFFLQKTYPSTAAR; translated from the exons ATGGCATCTCCAGTTCCCAGTTCGGATGAAGGGGAAATTGTAGAGGCAACTTCCCTGCCTCGCGCTGAACGAAACATTGATGTTGACCGAAGAGGCAGACATCACCAAGGAAGACAAGCGTCCCGCGAGCCCGAGTATGATACAGCAGCTCGACGTAGCCACTCTCCTCGGGGCTGGAAAAGACCCAGCGATGATCGGGACGACCGCCATACTCGCGATAGACGGGAACCACGCCAGTTCCGCGTACGCTATGAGGACAACTACCGAGATGACCATCGCCATGGTCGCGACTTAGATCGTCCTCCCTCTCGCGGATCCGAATTGCTGTACGACGAACGCCCGACTCACTCTGGACATCGAGACTATCGCGGTGGCAGTGACCGCAACCGTGGCTCTGACCGAGGTTATGGCAGGGACCGCGGTCATGATGACTACCCAGACAAGCGGCCTAGAAATCACAGTCGCTCTCCCAGAGATCGCCGTGATCGGGGAAGGCGAGACAGGGGCCGTTATGGCTCGGACCGTCATGCGGCAGACGAACACAAGTATAGTGCCCATGTCGATAGACAGTCGCAGAACGGCTCCCTCTCCAAGAAGGCCAGCTCTGTGGAAGCTTCGGGTGTTTCCAAAAACCATGCTAAAACTGACCAAGGTGCAACGGCTGAACGCGGTATCAATGAGCTTGCCATCTCACAGAACGG TACTCCCACTCAAGAGTCTGCTCAGGCTGCCGAACCTGACATGGACTGGGACCCGGATGCTGTCATGGACGAGGAAGCTAGGGAGAAGGCCGAAATCGAACGTCGTCGCCGCCTCAGAGAAGCTGCCTACAAGAGAGGTATTGGAGCTTCAACCCCCACTATTCAATCATTGCAGGCTGGCGAAAAGAATGTGTCCAGTCCAGCATCCACTCGCCAGAGCACCCCTGGTCTCCTGAAAGTGGACGCAGCTACTCCCAACTCTA ACGGCATCTCATCACCAGCTCTGTCCCCTGGTAAAGCCCCAGAGGACATGTCTGCAACGGCCCTCAATTTTGCTGATGATCAAGCTCTCATTAATGCTCACATTCGAGCCAAGTCTCATGACGAGGATGGCCCTTCAGCTGCAGATTATGACCCGACCGTGGACATGCAGGAAGACGAGAAACGGGATGAGCAGCGACATGGCAACGTAGGGTTACATGGTGAGCTGCGAGACCCCTCTCAGCCAGAGGCTGTCACGGTTTCCGCTTCGGGGGAGCAAGAGAATGGCACCAAGAAAgcagacgaagacgacgatgactTCGACATGTTTGCGGATGACTTCGACGAGCAGAAATTCGCAGCTCCAGCGCAGCCGAAGGCTGCGGCAGCTGACGATAGTAGACCTCAGCATGGCGCAGGCGGCAAAAATATCGAGGGGGACGACAAGGACGGCTACTACAAGATTCGGCCTGGTGAGCTCCTCGATGGTCGCTATCAGGTTCTCACTACCCTTGGCCGTGGCATGTTCTCAGGGGTAGCACGTGCTGTTGATGTCACCAACAAGCAAGTGGTTGCCATCAAGATCATGCGGAACAATGATGCGCTGCGGAAAGGCGGTTTTACAGAGATTGCCATTCTTCAGAAGCTCAACGCGGCCGACCCGGACAACAAAAAGCATCTGGTTCGGTTTGAAAGATCATTTGAGTACAAGGGCCACTTGTGTATGGCGTTTGAGAATTTGAGCATGAACCTGCGCGAAGTTTTGAAGAAGTTTGGCAACAATGTCGGCATCAATCTGAATGCGACTCGGATATATGCCTCCCAAATCTTCATTGCCCTTGGACATATGCGCAAGTGCAGCATCATCCATGCTGATTTGAAGCCCGACAATATTCTG GTCAACGAGGCGCGGAATGTGCTCAAGATTTGCGATTTGGGAACAGCCATCGATCGTTCTGACGCGGCAACGGCGTCGACAGAGATTACACCGTACTTGGTCAGCAGATTCTATCGTGCCCCTGAAATCATCTTGGGCATGCCTTACGACTATGCCGTGGATATGTGGTCGATTGGATGCACCCTCTACGAGTTGTATACCGGCAAGATTCTCTTTACTGGCGATAGCAACAACCAGATGCTCAAAAACATCATGGAGATCCGCGGAAAGCTCAGTGCCAAGATGTACCGACGCGGCCAACTGTCGAGCATACACTTTGACGAGCTCGGCAACTTCATCAGCGTGGAACGGGACAAGGTTCTTGGAAAG ACCACAGTGAAGACCTTGCCTGTCGTTAAGCCAACCCGGGATTTGCGTACCCGCCTCCTCGCGGCTTCGAGCGGTATGAACGACTCGGAGACCAGGGATTTGAACCATTTCATTGACCTGCTTGAGCGTTGCCTGACGCTGAATCCCGACAAACGGCTCACGCCTGCAGAGGCGTTACGCcaccccttttttcttcagaAGACGTACccatccaccgccgcccGATAG
- the TMA7 gene encoding Translation machinery-associated protein 7 (COG:S; EggNog:ENOG503P7FQ), with protein MGGQGREGKCGKAKPLKAPKKQAKELDDEDKAFLEKQRAAEKAKKEMAAKAGGKGPLNTGAQGIKKSGKK; from the exons ATGGGCGGACAAGGCAGAGAAGGCAAGT GTGGCAAGGCCAAGCCCCTCAAG GCCCCCAAGAAGCAAGCCAAGGAGCtcgatgatgaggacaagGCTTTCCTTGAGAAGCAGCGTGCCG ctgagaaggccaagaaggagatggccgCCAAGGCTGGCGGTAAGGGACCACTG AACACTGGTGCCCAGGGTATCAAGAAGTCTGGAAAGAAGTAA
- a CDS encoding hypothetical protein (EggNog:ENOG503NUS1; COG:S) gives MAEKDPGQILLDLLADPFSTQLQKTAIIAALGSSIGTTAVIAFLFSILRPFNSVVYAPKLKHADEKHAPPPMGKGFFAWVTPLWKTTEEDMVNLIGMDATIFMRFTRMCRNIFAILTVLGCAILIPVNWTATTRVGIEDNWLSKITPNLVWGSAQWASVSVAWIFDIVVCVFLWWNYRKVVQLRRKYYESEEYQHSLHSRTLMVYDIPKNLGSDEGIARIIDSVVPSSSFSRTAIARDVRILPSLIESHGKTVRKLEKVLAVYLKDPKNLPPARPLCRPSKKDHSYASYPKGHKVDAIDYLTERIKLLELEIKDVRQRVDKRVTMPYGFASYSDISETHSIAYLCRKKKPQGAIIKLAPRPNDIIWENMPLSPSARRRRRLWNNFWMAVLTILWIVPNAFIAVFLVNLSNLGLVWKEFRDELASSPQFWSIVQGIASPAIMSLVYLLLPIAFRRMSIRAGDKTKTGRERHVVAKLYAFFTFNNLFIFSVFSAIWGFTATVVQRTNNGQDAWKAIYEADFGFLLFLSLIKVSPFWVSWLLQRQLGAAIDLAQLWTLFYSFVVRKFSNPTPRELIELTAPPPFDYASYYNYFLFYATVALCYAPIQPLVLPAAALFFCIDVAFKKYLLLYIFVTKTESGGMFWRVLFNRFLFGTFLANLVTFLVVWVRGIQVDRTQVYALAPLPILLIVFKIVCSRVYDDKIHFYATRFTKQGRTEEGLNVKEQSMRNDRLAARFGHPALYKPLITPMVHAKAQNVLASIYQGRLSDGREAGGLGDSVSVSGYSDTYVMDSMMSGKAGKASPSMPGFEVVPESRLDFEFYKNRDEFAEDHGAGELFGSDIHRPGTPGTMMSGPDSRPGTPSGGMGFGANRRLLSPYNDPGAGPSSSGYVGPSVYSPPILGANEVPSRSRSPLYSLGNDSGANLVQGAALMPVSSYPTTPAAGGPGDGSYDGDVGTYRPGVPTIPPGIFGGGPRYGGLPQSDQEFGQPATSQDPTQYDYFRGPRRGTPGPPGGGNGGNTYRG, from the exons ATGGCGGAAAAGGATCCTGGGCAGATCCTCCTGGATTTGCTGGCTGATCCCTTTTCAACACAG TTGCAAAAAACTGCCATCATTGCTGCGCTGGGCTCTTCCATCGGAACCACAGCCGTGatcgccttcctcttttcGATTCTCCGACCGTTCAATAGTGTTGTATATGCGCCGAAGCTCAAACATGCCGACGAAAAACATGCCCCGCCGCCGATGGGGAAGGGCTTCTTTGCTTGGGTTACCCCGTTGTGGAAGACAACCGAGGAGGATATGGTCAACTTGATCGGGATGGACGCCACCATCTTCATGCGATTTACAAGGATGTGCCGCAACATATTTGCCATCCTCACAGTTCTCGGCTGCGCTATCTTGATTCCTGTCAACTGGACGGCAACGACTCGCGTGGGCATCGAAGACAACTGGCTGTCCAAGATTACGCCTAACTTGGTGTGGGGGTCGGCTCAGTGGGCGAGTGTCAGCGTGGCCTGGATCTTTGACATTGTTGTTTGTGTCTTTCTCTGGTGGAACTATAGAAAGGTTGTCCAGTTGAGGCGAAAGTACTACGAGAGCGAGGAGTATCAACACAGTTTGCACAGCCGTACGCTGATG GTGTACGATATTCCAAAGAACCTAGGCTCAGACGAGGGTATCGCTCGAATCATCGATAGTGTGGTCCCGAGCTCTTCCTTCTCAAGAACTGCCATCGCTCGTGATGTCAGGATTCTCCCAAGTCTCATTGAGTCGCATGGCAAGACAGTCAGGAAGCTCGAAAAGGTCCTGGCAGTCTATCTGAAGGACCCCAAAAACCTGCCACCAGCAAGACCTCTCTGTCGACCTTCCAAGAAGGACCACTCATACGCAAGCTATCCCAAGGGCCACAAAGTCGACGCCATTGACTATCTTACCGAGCGCatcaagctgctggagctcgaGATCAAAGATGTTCGGCAAAGGGTGGATAAGAGAGTGACCATGCCGTATGGTTTTGCGTCATACTCAGATATCTCCGAGACACACTCCATCGCCTACCTGTgtcggaagaagaagcctCAAGGTGCGATCATCAAGCTGGCTCCTCGGCCAAACGACATCATCTGGGAGAACATGCCGCTGAGTCCATCAGCTCGCCGTAGGAGGCGCCTGTGGAACAATTTCTGGATGGCGGTTCTCACTATTCTGTGGATTGTTCCCAATGCTTTCATCGCCGTCTTCCTGGTCAATCTGAGTAACTTGGGCTTGGTATGGAAAGAGTTCCGGGACGAACTGGCCAGCAGCCCCCAGTTCTGGTCCATTGTTCAGGGTATCGCATCTCCGGCAATCATGTCACTTGTTTACCTGCTACTTCCGATTGCTTTCCGCCGCATGTCCATCAGAGCAGGCGACAAGACTAAAACGGGAAGAGAACGCCATGTCGTCGCGAAACTGTACGCCTTCTTCACtttcaacaacctcttcatcttctccgTTTTCAGTGCCATCTGGGGATTTACTGCTACGGTTGTTCAGAGGACCAACAACGGTCAGGATGCTTGGAAGGCCATCTACGAAGCCGATTTCGGATTTCTCCTGTTCCTCTCACTCATCAAAGTGTCTCCTTTCTGGGTCTCATGGCTCCTGCAGAGACAGCTCGGTGCGGCGATTGATCTTGCACAACTGTGGACTCTCTTCTACAGCTTCGTTGTGCGAAAGTTCTCTAACCCAACGCCTCGGGAACTGATCGAGCtcacagcaccaccgccctttGATTACGCCAGCTACTACAACTACTTCCTTTTCTACGCCACCGTCGCCCTCTGCTATGCCCCCATTCAGCCTCTTGTCCTCCCTGCGGCAGCACTGTTCTTCTGTATCGATGTGGCTTTCAAGAAGTACTTGTTGCTCTACATTTTCGTTACGAAGACGGAAAGCGGAGGCATGTTCTGGCGCGTGCTGTTCAACCGTTTCCTGTTCGGGACCTTTCTTGCCAACCTGGTCACCTTCTTGGTCGTTTGGGTCCGTGGCATCCAAGTCGATCGGACCCAGGTATATGCTCTGGCACCGCTGCCCATCTTGTTGATCGTTTTCAAGATAGTCTGCAGCCGCGTCTACGATGATAAGATCCACTTTTATGCGACGAGATTTACCAAGCAAGGACGGACTGAAGAAGGGCTGAATGTCAAGGAGCAAAGTATGCGGAACGATCGTCTTGCGGCTCGTTTTGGCCATCCGGCTCTCTACAAGCCCCTCATCACACCCATGGTTCACGCAAAGGCACAGAATGTTCTTGCGAGCATCTATCAAGGGCGGCTGAGCGACGGTAGGGAAGCGGGTGGCCTGGGAGATTCGGTATCTGTCAGCGGCTACAGCGACACGTACGTTATGGATTCCATGATGTCCGGCAAGGCTGGCAAGGCGTCGCCGAGCATGCCTGGTTTCGAAGTGGTACCCGAATCACGTCTTGACTTTGAATTTTACAAGAACCGCGACGAATTCGCAGAAGACCATGGTGCAGGCGAGCTCTTTGGATCAGACATCCATCGGCCGGGCACGCCGGGCACCATGATGAGTGGGCCAGACTCTCGACCCGGAACGCCGAGTGGAGGAATGGGCTTCGGCGCCAATCGCAGGCTGTTGTCACCGTACAACGACCCTGGGGCTGGGCCGTCATCCAGTGGCTACGTGGGCCCATCCGTCTACTCACCCCCCATACTGGGCGCAAATGAGGTGCCCAGTCGCAGCAGGAGTCCTTTATACAGCCTTGGCAATGATAGTGGTGCCAACCTGGTGCAGGGAGCCGCGCTGATGCCGGTATCGAGTTatcccaccacaccagccgCTGGTGGCCCGGGAGACGGGAGCTATGATGGTGACGTTGGGACTTACAGACCTGGTGTTCCTACCATTCCGCCTGGCATCTTTGGTGGGGGGCCCCGCTATGGCGGTCTTCCGCAGAGCGATCAAGAATTTGGCCAGCCAGCGACAAGTCAAGACCCGACACAATATGACTACTTTAGAGGGCCGCGGAGAGGAACACCAGGCCCTCCGGGCGGCGGCAATGGTGGCAACACCTATAGGGGCTAA
- the cta3 gene encoding potassium/sodium eff (COG:P; EggNog:ENOG503NU1M) has protein sequence MAGEFPKHPFLLTPEETAQALGTDIDKGLTSAQVKELQSKYPTNELDVGGSIAWYTIFIRQLANAMILVLFFAMALSFGVGDYIEGGVLAAVIVLNVSIGFYQEYGAEKKMDALRALSSPSANVLRDGKMQVIPNAEVVPGDIIALKMGDTVPADMRMFEAMNLQCDESSLTGEAMPIEKITTTEIYVEGGEKLAQDEGEVGIGDRINIAYATTVVQKGRGRGIVICTGMQTEVGKIAASTSKKRRKPGRSMNWKKYGKAAPVKGAFRRTYDFLGKFLGLTEGTPLQIKLAKLAYLLFFCAIVLAMIVFSVNKWPNPLPSELVIYAISTGIAIIPESLVAVLTISMVVATTVMRKANVVVRDLSALEALGGVTNICSDKTGTLTQGAMIAKKVWTPASNSIYTVRDSKSPADPTQGRVTVSSADVPVQEEEGKRDYDEERTTAAIKFDGVPDEKLNPKPQSSPEAEAELTPELRMFLLSAALCNLATVRFDDKEEKWKTTGEPTEIALQVFAHRFDLGKKNVEATGWKQTAEFPFDSSIKRMSVIYDAPENNESGLSTENSHVFTKGAVERIIDLCSHVGTTDVPMTEEYKEKILKQMTDFASQGQRVLAIAYRAWNGRYVAGKNDGVDPSLPKNDEAQRSAVEKDLILLGLAGIYDPPRRETTPAIFDCAQAGIKVHMLTGDHPETARAIAREVGIIPRDLSVLPAGVAQSAVMKATDFDKLTDEEIDALPELPLVIARCAPETKSRMVEALRRRDAFMAMTGDGVNDAPSLSRADVGIAMGSGSDVAKSASKIVLTDDKFNSIVAAIREGRRMFANIQKFVLHLLSSNVGEVILLICGLAFFDESGISVFPIAPLEILWINMVTSSFPAFGLGREAASAEVMRKPPHDKRRGVFTNQIIVDMIVYGILMGATTLSTFIIVVFGKYDGQLGRDCNKHYSEGCIPVFRARAAVFAELTWMILLTAWEIKDLRRSMFRLNPDSESKFPFFKDVYNNKFLFWAVVIGAVSVFPTVYIPGLNRNVFKHTDISWEWGVVFGMTIFYVFGIEVWKWVKRTLNILDDHKVRQGKWSQGEEGQKMRFAKSMSFSSLKSWASRSKAQSNGDLTPSTTQPRSTSQAPQSRVPQTSPV, from the exons ATGGCCGGTGAATTCCCCAAACACCcgttcctcctcaccccggAGGAGACGGCGCAGGCTCTGGGGACCGATATCGACAAGGGCCTCACCTCGGCCCAGGTCAAAGAACTCCAATCCAAGTATCCTACCAATGAACTCGATGTAGGCGGCAGTATCGCCTGGTACACCATCTTTATCCGCCAGCTTGCCAATGCCATGATTCTG GTCCTCTTCTTTGCCATGGCCCTGAGTTTTGGCGTAGGAGATTATATCGAAGGCGGTGTCCTTGCTGCCGTCATTGTGTTGAATGTGTCCATTGGTTTTTATCAAGAATATGgcgccgagaagaagatggatgCGCTCCGTGCGCTTTCTTCCCCCTCTGCCAATGTGCTCCGCGACGGTAAGATGCAGGTCATACCAAA TGCCGAGGTCGTTCCTGGTGACATCATTGCCCTCAAGATGGGCGATACCGTTCCAGCCGACATGCGCATGTTTGAAGCCATGAACCTCCAGTGCGACGAATCATCCTTGACAGGTGAGGCCATGCCCATCGaaaagatcaccaccaccgagatttatgtcgagggcggcgagaAGCTGGCACAGGACGAAGGTGAAGTCGGTATCGGTGACCGCATCAACATTGCCTATGCTACCACTGTTGTCCAGAAGGGCCGTGGCCGTGGTATCGTCATTTGCACTGGCATGCAGACCGAAGTTGGAAAGATTGCCGCCTCGACCAGCAAGAAGAGACGCAAGCCCGGCAGGTCCATGAACTGGAAAAAGTACGGAAAGGCTGCCCCGGTCAAGGGTGCCTTCAGACGCACCTATGACTTCCTCGGCAAGTTCCTCGGCTTGACCGAGGGTACTCCTCTCCAGATCAAGCTGGCGAAGCTGGCGTACCTGTTGTTCTTCTGTGCCATCGTCCTGGCCATGATCGTCTTCAGTGTCAACAAGTGGCCCAACCCGCTTCCCAGCGAGCTCGTCATTTATGCCATTTCCACCGGCATCGCCATCATTCCCGAGTCTCTCGTCGCTGTCTTGACTATTTCCATGGTTGTGGCCACCACTGTCATGAGAAAGGCCAACGTCGTTGTGCGTGACTTGTCGGCTCTTGAAGCCCTTGGAGGTGTGACCAACATTTGCTCCGACAAGACGGGCACTCTTACCCAAGGCGCCATGATCGCGAAGAAGGTGTGGACACCTGCCTCCAACAGCATCTACACTGTCAGAGACTCGAAGAGTCCCGCCGACCCCACTCAGGGACGCGTCACAGTCTCCAGCGCCGACGTTCCCGtccaagaggaagaggggaagcGCGATTATGATGAAGAGAGAACGACCGCAGCCATCAAGTTTGATGGTGTCCCCGACGAGAAGCTCAACCCCAAGCCACAATCATCccccgaggccgaggctgaACTCACCCCCGAACTCCGCATGTTCCTCCTCTCGGCAGCGCTTTGCAACCTTGCCACAGTGCGGTTCGACGACAAGGAGGAAAAATGGAAGACGACCGGCGAACCCACCGAAATTGCCCTGCAGGTTTTCGCTCACCGGTTCGACCTTGGCAAGAAGAACGTGGAGGCGACCGGATGGAAGCAGACGGCCGAGTTTCCCTTTGACAGCTCCATCAAGCGCATGTCCGTCATTTACGATGCGCCCGAGAACAACGAAAGCGGATTGAGCACCGAAAACAGTCATGTCTTCACCAAGGGCGCCGTCGAGCGTATCATCGACCTGTGCTCCCACGTCGGGACGACCGATGTACCCATGACCGAAGAGTACAAGGAAAAGATCCTCAAGCAGATGACCGACTTTGCGTCCCAGGGCCAGCGCGTTCTCGCCATTGCCTATCGTGCCTGGAATGGCCGCTACGTCGCTGGCAAGAACGACGGCGTTgacccctctctccccaagAACGATGAAGCCCAACGGTCCGCGGTGGAAAAGGACCTCATTCTCCTCGGCTTGGCTGGTATCTACGaccctccccgccgcgaGACCACTCCCGCCATCTTCGACTGTGCCCAGGCCGGCATCAAGGTGCACATGTTGACTGGCGATCACCCCGAAACGGCCAGGGCTATTGCTAGGGAAGTCGGTATCATCCCCCGCGACCTCAGTGTCCTCCCCGCCGGTGTTGCCCAGTCCGCTGTGATGAAGGCTACCGACTTTGACAAGCTCACCGACGAGGAGATCGACGCCTTGCCAGAACTTCCTCTTGTTATTGCTCGTTGTGCGCCCGAGACCAAATCTCGCATGGTGGAGGCCCTTCGCCGCCGTGATGCCTTCATGGCCATGACTGGTGACGGTGTCAACGATGCCCCATCCTTGAGCCGCGCCGATGTCGGTATCGCCATGGGATCCGGTTCCGACGTGGCCAAGTCTGCCTCCAAGATTGTCTTGACGGATGATAAGTTCAACTCGATCGTTGCCGCCATCCGCGAAGGTCGCCGCATGTTTGCCAACATTCAGAAGTtcgtcctccatcttctcagCAGCAACGTTGGTGAAGTCATTCTCCTGATTTGCGGTCTCGCCTTCTTTGACGAGTCCGGCATTTCCGTCTTCCCCATCGCTCCCCTCGAAATTCTCTGGATCAACATGGTCACTTCGTCCTTCCCCGCTTTCGGTCTCGGTCGCGAGGCTGCCAGTGCCGAAGTCATGCGCAAGCCCCCTCACGACAAGAGGCGCGGTGTGTTCACCAACCAGATTATTGTTGACATGATCGTCTACGGTATTCTTATGGGCGCCACCACACTCTCGACCTTCATCATTGTCGTGTTTGGAAAGTACGATGGCCAGCTGGGCAGGGACTGCAACAAGCACTACTCGGAGGGGTGCATTCCCGTGTTCCGCGCCCGCGCTGCTGTTTTCGCCGAGTTGACCTGGATGATTCTCCTCACCGCTTGGGAGATCAAGGACCTTCGCCGGTCCATGTTCCGGCTGAACCCCGATTCCGAGTCCAAgttccccttcttcaaggACGTGTACAACAACAAGTTTCTCTTCTGGGCCGTCGTCATTGGCGCTGTCTCTGTGTTCCCCACGGTATACATCCCCGGCCTCAACAGGAACGTCTTCAAGCACACCGATATCAGCTGGGAGTGGGGTGTCGTTTTCGGCATGACCATCTTCTATGTCTTTGGTATCGAGGTCTGGAAGTGGGTCAAGCGGACGCTTAACATTCTGGATGACCACAAGGTCAGACAGGGCAAGTGGTCgcagggcgaggagggtcaGAAGATGCGGTTCgcaaagtcgatgtccttctccagcttgaaGAGTTGGGCCTCCAGATCCAAGGCTCAGTCCAACGGCGACTTGACTCCAAGCACCACGCAGCCGCGGTCGACTTCACAAGCACCCCAGAGCCGGGTGCCACAGACCTCGCCCGTTTGA